A region of the [Limnothrix rosea] IAM M-220 genome:
TCCTCACACCAGATATCCATTTTGACGTGGGAATTTAGCCGGAGTTCCCACAGGTTTTAGAAAAAAAATTAGCTTTTATGAATCAGATCAATAATGGCTTGATTAGCCTCAGGAAATTCATAGGCTCCCAGATTTTGCGGCTTGACCCATTTAATCTCTTGGCACTCGATGGCCTTGGGTTCGCCACCAAGATAGTCGCACCAATGGACATGGAGCGATACTTTAAATTTGGGATATTCATGCTCAATCAAAATCAGGCGATCGCCGACTTTCACATCTAGGGCTATTTCTTCTTTAATCTCACGGGCAATACAAGCTTCAACCGTTTCATCCGCTTCGATTTTGCCGCCGGGAAACTCCCACAAACCAGCCATGTCGCCTCGATCTAACCGACGATCAATTAAAATTTCCCCCGCTGCATTCCGAATAACCGCAACGCCGATCTGCTTGTGGGGCAAGGACATATTTTTCTCTCCAATCTCAACAAACCCGCCCATTATAGAAGATGTTACAAGGCATAAACGGATTAGCAAACCGTAATTTTTCGGTGCTATTGTCAAGGAACTTTGCCCGATAATGGCAGCCTCCAAACCGGGGCGATCGCCATACCACACCACAAAAATGGCGATCGCCCCAACCTTTTACCATAACCATTGACTTTTTCTAAACTGTGACTTGGATTACAATTAGAACCACAAAAGCCCGTTGGGAAGCCGAATTTATGGGTCAACTGCTAGAGTCCCATAGCATCCCAAATCGTGTCCTTAGCATCGGACTAGGAATCTACTGCGGACAAGGTAGCCAAGCAGCGCTGCAAGTGCGATCGCAAGATCAATGGACAGCCCGTTTGCTCCTCAGCCCCCCAGAAGACGACTAACAGGTTTAATTCTTTAACGTTCCGTCACTATCGCTTATGTCTCTTTTTGATTGGTTTGCGGCAAATCGCCAGAACAATGAAACAGCCCTCCACCCCCAGCAAGAGCGCGAAATTGCGGATGGGCTCTGGACGAAATGCAAAGCCTGTGACGTGCTCACCTACACGAAAGACCTGATTAACAATCAAATGGTCTGTAAAGAATGTGGGTTTCACAACCGTGTCAGTAGCCGTGATCGTATCCATCAGCTCATCGACAGTGACACATGGCAAGAACTGAACGCCAATGTCGTGCCCACTGATCCCTTAAAGTTTCGCGATAAAAAAGCCTACAGCGATCGCCTCAAAGACTACCAAGAAAAAACAGGCCTTAGCGATGCCGTTGTCACAGGCACAGGTCTCATCGACGGTTTACCCCTTGCCCTCGCCATTATGGATTTTGGCTTTATGGGCGGCAGCATGGGATCCGTTGTCGGCGAAAAAATCTGTCGCCTTGTCGAACATGGCACAGCCGAAGGTGTACCCGTTGTTATTCTGTGTGCTTCCGGTGGGGCACGAATGCAAGAAGGGATGCTCAGCCTGATGCAGATGGCAAAAATCTCTGGCGCACTAGAACGCCATCGCGCGCAGAAATTACTTTATATTCCCATTCTCACTCACCCAACCATGGGCGGAGTCACCGCAAGTTTTGCGATGTTGGGCGACTTAATTTTGGCAGAACCTCAGGCGGCGATCGGTTTTGCCGGAAGACGTGTGATTGAGCAGACCCTCCGCGAAAAACTTCCCGATAATTTCCAAACCTCAGAATATTTACTAGAACATGGTTTCGTAGATGCCATTGTGTCCCGCACAGACCTGAAAAAGACCTTGGCACAAATGATTAGTCTACATCAGCCGTTTTCACCTATTTTGCCGGAACTACAGCTCCAGCACCATGTTGAGACGCATCAAATCAAAGAAAAAATTTATGAAACTGTTCCTTCCCACGGCGACTTTTATAAGTAAAAAATTCTATAAGTAGAAAAATTCGATTGTCATTTTCCATGGTTTTTGCCAAATAAAGAGACAACCGAATATTCTTTTCAGCTCAGCATATGATCGGCTTTTTCCGTGACGCTGAGCTTATTTTTTGGCTAATGTTCAACCAATCAAACCATTTGCCAAGTCATTTCTTCCCCAGCTCGGAGAGGCACTAATGCCGAGTCGGGAAAGGGCAACTCGTCAGGGATACGCCAAGTTTTTTTAGTTAAGGTGATTTTCTCAGTATTACGCGGCAATTGATAAAAGTCTGCGCCATGGAAACTGGCAAAGGCTTCTAGTTTATCGAGGGCATTTACACTTTCAAAGGCCTCCGCATAAAGTTCGAGGGCATGCAGCGCCGAGTAGCAACCGGCACAGCCACAGGAGGTTTCTTTGCGATCGCGGGCATGGGGAGCACTGTCGGTGCCGAGGAAAAATTTAGGATTACCAGAAGTTGCCGCTTCGATGAGTGCTTGGCGGTGGGTTTCTCGTTTGAGGATAGGCAAACAGTAATAGTGAGGTCGAATTCCCCCTTGAAAAATACTGTTGCGGTTTAGGAGTAGGTGCTGGGGAGTGATGGTGGCGGCGACCTTCTCGTCGGTAGATAAAACAAATTTCACGGCATCTTCGGTCGTGATGTGTTCCAGCACGATGCGTAGTTTTGGAAATCGTTCCTTGAGGGGCATCAAATATCTTTGAATAAAAACTTTTTCGCGGTCGAAAACATCTATTTCTTGGTGGGTCACTTCGCCATGGAGCAATAGGGGTAAATCGACTGCTTCCATGGCGGCAAACACGCGATCGCCGTTCCGGATATCCGTGAGACCTGAGTCGGAGTTGGTCGTTGCGCCGGCTGGGTAATATTTAACGGCTTTAACAAATTGGGAATCCTTCGCCGCAATAATGTCTGCAGGTGTCGTGTTGTCTGTGAGGTAGAGGGTCATTAATGGCTCAAATTTTTCCCCTACTGGAATGGCAGCGAGGATGCGATCGCGGTAGGCCGCTGCTTCGGCCACGGTGCGGACGGGTGGCTTGAGGTTTGGCATCACAATCGCCCTAGCGAACTGTTTCGCGGTGTGGGGTAAAACTGCTTTTAGTGCGTCGCCGTCTCGTAAATGCAGGTGCCAGTCGTCCGGTCTAGTAATAGTCAAATTTTCCATTGGGAAATTATAGATCAGCCTACAACGGGATAAAACGGATGAAATATTTGCTCACAATGGGGCGATCGCCCGTTCTTGTAGCCGCTCAACATTAGCGCTTACCGGGGTTGAGCCACATCATTTCCAAAGTGATATAAGTGCCAAAGGGACTCCACAGCAAATAGGGCACAAGTAAAGCAAAACTCAGACGTGACACTGGAAATACAAAAAGCGACAAAATTAAACCGATGACAAACCCCACACCGCCGATGACAACGCCAACGGTAACGCTTTGCATTTTGCTCATGACTTGGGTGTAGGAAATAATCGAAATTTCGAGGATGGCGTAACCCGCGAGGAGTAGCCATGTCCGAAAGCCATGGGGATCTGCGGCCCACACATAGGTGGCGGAAATGATGCCGCAAATAAAAATCGAAATCCAGACAATCGGGATAATTTGCTCGAAGGTTAGCCAGTCCGGACGGCGTAGTTTAAAAAACCAACTCTGGTCTGCGGCAATGATGCGATTTATGGCGATTCCAATGGCGATCGCCACTGCCGTAATAATGAGACCTGTAACAATCATGGCAAAATTCCCCAGAACCTAACTCAAATTTTATACTGGAGATAAGACCAGTTCGGTATTTCGTGACAAAAGACGAGAATTTATGAGCTTTTCACCCCAATTAATGAAAGCAGTTGAAAAACTGCAATATCGCGCCACAGTCGGGGAAGTTGCCAGTCAGGCTGGACTCAGCGTACAGCTTGCCCAAAATCAACTAGCAGGCCTTGCTTCTGAAGCTGGCGGCACACTCCAAGTGGCGGAAACAGGCGACATTGTCTACGAGTTTCCGTCAAATTTTCGGTCAATTCTCACGAGCAAATCCGCCAAACTCCGCCTCAAAGCTTGGCTCGATAAAACTTGGCAAGTTGTTTTTTATCTCATTCGCATTTCCTTTGGCGTGGCGTTAGTCGCATCGATCGCCCTGATAACGATCGCCATATTAGTGCTCATTTTTGCAGCCAACAATCGTGACGATAACAACAACTCCCGCTCCCGTGGCGGTGGCATTCCCACAACCTGGCTCATTTGGTGGGGGCCTGATTTATTCCGCATGTTTACCCCCGGCTATTACCGTCGTGGCTATGGGCGATCGCCGCAATATTCCGTAGGCACAGTGGGAAATAGTAGCCAAAGCTCGGACATGAACTTTTTGGAGTCAGTCTTTTCGTTCCTCTTTGGCGACGGCAATCCGAACCCCAACCTCGAAGAACGTCGCTGGCAAAATATTGGCCAAATTATCCAAAACAACGATGGTGCAGTCGTTGCCGAGCAAATTGCCCCCTATTTCGATGACCTCGATGCCATTGCCGAAGAAAACCACATGATGGCGGTAATGGCACGCTTTAACGGCTACCCCGAAGTCTCTCCCGAAGGTGAACTGATTTATTATTTCCCAGAGCTACAGGTCAAAGCCCAAGAACGTCGTAAACAATTTGTGCCAGACTATCTCGAAGAAAACCGTTGGACATTTACCCTTGCCCCCGTCAACCAAAAATTCTTGGCGATGGGTTTAGGCGGCATTAATTTTGTCCTCGCCCTAGTCTTGGGTTCCATGCTCCAAGATTCGGTCATGGTGGCACAAATGGGTGGTTTTATCGGTTTAGTCAGTGCCCTTTATCCGGCTTTGATCGTTTATGCGATCGCCTTTTTGACGATTCCCCTAGTGCGTTATTTTTGGATTCAACGCCGCAATAGCAAACTCGACGCTCGCAATAGCCAACGTAAAGCAACCGCCGCTGTCCTCGCTGAAGGCTATCCACCAATCCAAAAGAAACTCAAATATGCCCAGCAATTTGCCAGCCAAAAAATCATCGGTGAAGCAGACATCGCCTACGGCACAGACCGCGATCTACTCGACCAAACCTTAGACAAACAAGCCGCCATTGATGCCGACTGGCAAAAACGTTTAGAAAGCTAAATTTAGCTAAACTATCAGCTCGCCTCAGCAACCTGTTTTGTCAAGATAAGCATCAATTCGTAAATTTGTTGTTTGTACTTAAAGTCGTATTGATTTAATACCTCCAGCCACAGGCGATCGCCAAGCCCAGAAAAGTCGACCAACCCCAAACAAATCGAAATGGCTTGATCAATTTGCCCCGCAATAAAATACCCATCCACCGCACCGAAACATTGCCAATAGCGACTTTTCCGAGAAATTCTTTGCTCTACTGGTGAAAAATATTTCTGTGATAATTTAAGCACTTGCCAAACAGCTTTATCCGAAACATTGATTGTTGCAAGCGGGGATTTTAACATCGGCTCCTGACGGTAAGCACCAATATATTGCGGCAAATAATACCAGTTCAATCCACGAATTTTCGTCACACGGCGGTAGAATTCCCAGTCTGCCAGCTTGCCTAAATCTAAATTAAAATAGCCAATTTTTTTAAAGAGACGTTTATGATAAATCGTTGCGATAGATTGTAATGGATTTTCGGCAAGAAATCGGTTTAAAAACCCTTGATCGACCAAGCCACTATTAGCCAAAAACTCGGATTTTTCAAGAATTTCATCGGTTTTATTAATCGTATAAAAAGCACCACTAATCAAATCTAGACTGGGTTGTTTTTCAATAATTTCTTCAAACCATAGTAAGGTGTTTTCGAGCAATAGATTATCATCACATACAAAATATATCCAAGGACTATTAGCACACTTTAAACCCCAATTAAGGTTGGCATATTCCCCCAAACATTGGGGATGACGAATATAGTGAATCGTATATTTTTCTGGGTTTAAATAGACGCTATATTGCTCAAAAATAAGCTCTAGATCTTGGAGATTAAAAGTCTGACTAGCATCATCTAACAATAAAATCTCTGTTTGTCCTTGGTGTTGCTGTTGGCAGATCGAGGCGATGCATTTTTCTAAATCGGTGAGGCGATCGCCCAGCGGTATCACAATGGAAAACTGAAATTGATCTTGATCCGAATAATTTTGAAGGAGAGGAGACATTAGCCGGCTTGTTCGCTAAAAAATAGGAAAAATTATGGAGATTTGTGTTGTCGCATGGAAAACTTTTTTACTCTGTTTTCTTACAAACCCAAGGCGATCGCCTCCGCACAGATTGGCGAAAAAAATTCAAGCTACAGGCAAGCCAGTAGGAAAAAGAACACAATCTTAAACATGACAGTTATCCCAGCAACCGCAAATCCATCTCGATTCGAGAATATTTTTTGGCAAGTCGGACCCTATCCACCCCGGAAGAACACTCTCTCGCGGCGATCGCCCCACACAGCCATTACATCCATAACGAACTAGCCATTACCTCCCTCACAATCCCATCCTAATCCTTATTTTTATCAGCCTACTAAGCTTACTTCTCTTCACCCTTGATTGCACCATTACATATCAAATGCTGCGCGACTAGAAACCAAACTCTAGCCATCTTTCCAATCGAAAATAAGCCCTTACTTTTTCCAGCAAATCGCCACTTTAGTATCAAAACAAAAGCCAGCTTAATATTAACTTAATATTCTTAAATACCTTCCAAAATCATAAATTAGCCTCCCCGCCATCTAATTTGCAAAACTTCACAATCATAAAAGTGAAAAGATTTTTATTTTTTAGATATTTTGCGAAAACGCCTCTAAACTAAGCAATTCAAGGATTTTTAGTAAAGAAAAGAAAAACTTCAGCAAGAAAAGTAAAGATGCTTTTTAAGTCCTAGAAACAGTACATAAGATGTTGCGTAAATACAAAAAAGTTCTGGCTTACTAGAACGACCCTTAGAAACCTTATTGAAATCATAAGTAACCATGACTACTACTCTAAATAAGCGCGGTAATGCGTCTTTATGGGAGAAGTTTTGTCAATGGATCACTAGCACTGACAACCGCATTTA
Encoded here:
- the pyrC gene encoding dihydroorotase encodes the protein MENLTITRPDDWHLHLRDGDALKAVLPHTAKQFARAIVMPNLKPPVRTVAEAAAYRDRILAAIPVGEKFEPLMTLYLTDNTTPADIIAAKDSQFVKAVKYYPAGATTNSDSGLTDIRNGDRVFAAMEAVDLPLLLHGEVTHQEIDVFDREKVFIQRYLMPLKERFPKLRIVLEHITTEDAVKFVLSTDEKVAATITPQHLLLNRNSIFQGGIRPHYYCLPILKRETHRQALIEAATSGNPKFFLGTDSAPHARDRKETSCGCAGCYSALHALELYAEAFESVNALDKLEAFASFHGADFYQLPRNTEKITLTKKTWRIPDELPFPDSALVPLRAGEEMTWQMV
- the accD gene encoding acetyl-CoA carboxylase, carboxyltransferase subunit beta; its protein translation is MSLFDWFAANRQNNETALHPQQEREIADGLWTKCKACDVLTYTKDLINNQMVCKECGFHNRVSSRDRIHQLIDSDTWQELNANVVPTDPLKFRDKKAYSDRLKDYQEKTGLSDAVVTGTGLIDGLPLALAIMDFGFMGGSMGSVVGEKICRLVEHGTAEGVPVVILCASGGARMQEGMLSLMQMAKISGALERHRAQKLLYIPILTHPTMGGVTASFAMLGDLILAEPQAAIGFAGRRVIEQTLREKLPDNFQTSEYLLEHGFVDAIVSRTDLKKTLAQMISLHQPFSPILPELQLQHHVETHQIKEKIYETVPSHGDFYK
- the mutT gene encoding 8-oxo-dGTP diphosphatase MutT, which encodes MSLPHKQIGVAVIRNAAGEILIDRRLDRGDMAGLWEFPGGKIEADETVEACIAREIKEEIALDVKVGDRLILIEHEYPKFKVSLHVHWCDYLGGEPKAIECQEIKWVKPQNLGAYEFPEANQAIIDLIHKS
- a CDS encoding TspO/MBR family protein, with translation MIVTGLIITAVAIAIGIAINRIIAADQSWFFKLRRPDWLTFEQIIPIVWISIFICGIISATYVWAADPHGFRTWLLLAGYAILEISIISYTQVMSKMQSVTVGVVIGGVGFVIGLILSLFVFPVSRLSFALLVPYLLWSPFGTYITLEMMWLNPGKR
- a CDS encoding glycosyltransferase, translating into MSPLLQNYSDQDQFQFSIVIPLGDRLTDLEKCIASICQQQHQGQTEILLLDDASQTFNLQDLELIFEQYSVYLNPEKYTIHYIRHPQCLGEYANLNWGLKCANSPWIYFVCDDNLLLENTLLWFEEIIEKQPSLDLISGAFYTINKTDEILEKSEFLANSGLVDQGFLNRFLAENPLQSIATIYHKRLFKKIGYFNLDLGKLADWEFYRRVTKIRGLNWYYLPQYIGAYRQEPMLKSPLATINVSDKAVWQVLKLSQKYFSPVEQRISRKSRYWQCFGAVDGYFIAGQIDQAISICLGLVDFSGLGDRLWLEVLNQYDFKYKQQIYELMLILTKQVAEAS